The DNA segment tgcaattcgaggCTAGGGATGGGGAATATGTTTCCCATCCCGACCTCGACCTTGTCCCGacttttgtatataaattaatattacaaaCTTTGTTAGGATAATTATgaaggttttatttatttaaatcttagactttattactttaattccttagatgttttaatataagttaGGATGTTCTAATTATTGAATATTAATTTTTCCATATTATGAgaatttaacattttaattatatcttcttaaattacatttatattattatttttattagcaaaattgataatattttatttaaatgaaaattgtatTGGATATGTTTAAGGAAttgttaaaaaatttatatttaattaaaataaaaaaattattagaaaaaaataatgatggAGAACTTTTTTCCGTGGGAAACCCGATCCTTGTGGAATCCCCACCTCATTCTCCGTGAGAAAGTTCGTGGAGCCGGAAAATGGAATAGGGGCGGGGACAGGGATAGGGAGGGTTTCCCGTCCCTCCCCGTGTACATCTCTATTCATATGAAAACATGATGCTATACAACATCTTGTACCAGTCGTACTCACAATAATTTCTAGTGACACATGCTAATGTACAATTACACTCAAGTAAACATGGAAATCAGGGAAAAAAATGATAGAATTAAAATAAGGAGGGCCACTCAGAAGTGATCCTCTGAAATCTTGCAACTAGAAATACGTCGAGTCCTGTAAATGGTGGTGGTTAGCTTCAAATGCGGCTCGAGTCTCTTCCAAATATGAACTTCCTCGTCCAATCTGATACCACTAGATACCTTGTTCGCCAGCTGACCTGCTTGCTGAGTGTACAAAACCAGAAGAATTCAGATCAAGCGTTGAGTTACAACCAAGTGcgattttgaaaaggaaaaaaaaaagtcgctTTTGTCAAATAACTTTTAATTGCATTTTTCGTAcagttaaaattgattttcaacgaTGAAAAGCATTTTTAGAAATCACTTTAAAATCATACCCTAATATGTCAGGCAGAAAAGTTGAAATCTTCTAATAAAAGGAAGCAGCAAGTAAATAAAATCACCTTGCATATACAGAATACCAGAGCCACTGAGTGCTGTGACCCATGGAAACCCAATCTCCAGGGAGTTCTGCAGCCGCTTGTTCTCCCCCTAAAGGAGCGAACTGTCCCAAGTGCTTGTACCTTTTAAACATGGAATGCAAATTTTGCCTCAGATGTAAAGAGAAGGATATGGTGGAATTATTTATGAACTTTCTCGTGATCTAATCTTCTACAATCAAGGGAAATAAGGGCAGAATAATGCACTATGAGATAGCAatacaaaatatctttattcATGTCAAAGAAGATATTAAACATCAATTTGAACCAGAAGTACAAATGTGAAGGAACCATGATCCTCTACGATCATTTCGTGCTGTGACCTCTTAATGTGACATCAAGGATGAACTATTTGCTAGAAATTCGTTGGGTGTTTCTTAAACGGATTAATGTGGTTCCTTCGACAGAATTGGCACAAACTTTTACTATGTGTATATGTCTGCCTAACTAAAAAGTAGCACTTGTGCCATCTCATATTGCTTCCTTATTTGTCattatgttttgaaaatttgggaTAGATTTCTAGACACATATTCGGTGTTCGCTTGGCTTCTAATAAGGGGATTATCAGGATAGTACGGAGGAGGTCTTTCTCCTCCCCTTTTGTAATGGAGGACACTAACATTTTTTTGCTATATATTGgctttaaagaaacaaaagagtCTTAGGAGTATTAATATTTCTTGGATGGAGGTTTGGAGTGCAGCTCACTTCAATGCCTATTTTCTGGGtcctttcattattattattattttaattggtGTGTGAACAGCTAGCACTTATCCAAGATCCTAAACAATTGAAGGGTCTTAATGAGTTCTCTGtttctgtttttcttttctttttgactTTGGTTCAGTGGGGATCTTTATAATGGCCTCGTCTTTTGTACTCCCAGTTCATTTATAGCTCGCTTTTCACAATTGAACATTATAAGAGGCTTAAACTGAGAGTACTCTTCATTCGGTATGGAACATGGAATAGAAAAGATAAGCTGCAGACATACCGAAAGGGAAGAAACTGATGACGTCCAGAACTCTTAAAACGTCGAGGGCCTTCTGGATTCTCAGTGCAATACTCCCTACGGTTGAAGCACCTGGAAAGATACGCACCTTGTTGAGCAGCAACCTGAACaggaaaatattaattaaataacttgaaAGTCTCTTCCATGTAGACCACGAGTTTACATGAGAGCTGACTTGAACAAGCAAGTTTACATCAATGAAGATGTGCATTTACCTGTGCAGTAGCAGGAAGACTTTTCATCTGCGTGTCAGCATGAGAAAGAGCCGACTTAAATCCTTCAATATCTATTTCGTTCTCATGTCCCTGAGAATCTTTCAATAGATCTTTTACATCGCGTAGATGTTTGCTCCTCAAAAATATTTCTACTTGAGGATACCTTATGAGGATATCATCTAGAACATCTTGAAATTCTGCAACAGTCAGGGTTCCAGAGTTATCTCTGTCTGCGGCTTTAAATATAGCGGCGATATCTTCCTAGTGAAAATACCATTTGCAATTGATAAGCAGTCAAAAACTATAGTAGTCAATTGTAAACTACTATTACGAGAAATCCCTCCGCAGCTCAATAGAATCTCAAAAGTCAAATACTTCAACGGTTAACAGAAATTAAGAACTTCAGGAAAGTGATAAAATGGGTGAAAATCTAGATCTTCAAGAACATCGACCAAAATTTGATAAATGTTATACTGCTGTACGAAAATGCTCTCGTCAAAATCAGATTGCCAGACAGACGTTGCACTAAAATATAATCAAGCAGTTATGGCTCAATATACCATAATTTTGCGTTGGTCAATAGTAGCACAATCACCGATGGCATACACATTTTGAGCGCCCTTCACCTGAAGCCATTCATCAGTGGCTAGAATGCGTCTGCTACCCTATATGTCAGAAAGAACTAATAGTTAAGAACAGAATAACCACCCATGATAAGAATTGTTGCATCATGAGAAACACATAAGACCAGATAGAATGAATGCATCGATCAAGTCTAGCGAAATCTAGAACTTTGTTTTTATGCATTCTTCCTGCCCAATGACACTCACAAGAACATAAATCTTAATCAATAAACCTGGCCAATCTGCTCCATGAAATCCTTCACAACAGGACGAGTCATGATGCCTGTAGACCACACAATTAGTCCATGTGGCATTGAACATAATTCTCCAGTTGATTTCACcttcatctttatttctttatcaGATACACTGACAACTCGACATCCTATGTACACATCGATACCGTCTCTTAGGAATTTTTGTTCGGCAAATGAACTAATTCTTTCATCAAATCTGCATTAAGCAAGGAAATTTCATCAACTTGCCAAACCAATAGATCAATATAAAACGATGCTgagatttttccttttataaattaatcCTTTTAAAGGCTACAGTACATACTTGATGTATTGATTTTGTAAAGATGCTGAgctacataaaaaaaaattatacactCCAAATATATTAGCGGACgagtaaaattttgaattaattttcttcACGTTCCAGAAAAAGCAGGCTTAGTGTAAAGACTCATTCCTTACGCATTCAAAATGTGATCTCCAGATTGAATTACTGAAATTTTCACCAAATCTTTAACCGAAGGATATAAGTTAACTAAATCTTCTACAAAAAAGTCATGAAGCTCTGCAGCAAATTCAACTCCAGTGGGACCCCCTCCAACAATAACGAAGTGAAGATTTCTCCTTCGCTCTTCTTCACTTAGACTAGGAATCACAGCCATTTCAAAGCAATCTATCACACTTCTGCGGATCTTCTGAGCATCTTCCACTTcctgaaatggttaccaaataatAACGTGGGAATTTACAGTGATCAACAAAAGAAGCAAGGACCTAGATATAGACAAACTGCCTAACAAAATTTCAGAAAAGTGGCTAACCCCAAAGAGATGCACATCAAACTATGAAAACAGAACTGCTTACCTTGAGAAAATAGCAGTTCTCCTTCACACCAGGAGTATTGAAAGTATTAACTTGTGCTCCCATTGCTATTACCAAATAGTCATATTCTAAGGCAAACTCCCTATTTCCAACCAAGTTATTGTCAACATTAGACCGGCAGAAAACCTTCTTGTTAGCGGCATCAATCTTAATGCATTCAGCTTCCCAGAATTTAATTTCACCTTTTCTCTGTTGCAAAAGTAATATTGTTGTAATTAGGGGCAGCTTTATGTTGTCGATTGATTACGAGCAAAGGATGACAAAATTGAACAACTGTACCCTTCTCCAAGCtacccccctttttttttttttttaaattgtacaGTTTACCGCTTCTTTGTGGGGTGCTTTACACAATTATGTTTGTAATTTAGATTGGAGGTCTTTTGTTTTTAATCCTTCAAATCA comes from the Benincasa hispida cultivar B227 chromosome 5, ASM972705v1, whole genome shotgun sequence genome and includes:
- the LOC120078161 gene encoding external alternative NAD(P)H-ubiquinone oxidoreductase B1, mitochondrial-like: MTIFSFFTRASRAFHGSSQYSKLLVISAFSSGGVLAYADSQSDVASPIEECPKKRVLVLGTGWAGTSFLKDLDASKYDVQVVSPQNYFSFTPLLPSVTCGSVEARSIVEPVRNIVKKRKGEIKFWEAECIKIDAANKKVFCRSNVDNNLVGNREFALEYDYLVIAMGAQVNTFNTPGVKENCYFLKEVEDAQKIRRSVIDCFEMAVIPSLSEEERRRNLHFVIVGGGPTGVEFAAELHDFFVEDLVNLYPSVKDLVKISVIQSGDHILNAFDERISSFAEQKFLRDGIDVYIGCRVVSVSDKEIKMKVKSTGELCSMPHGLIVWSTGIMTRPVVKDFMEQIGQGSRRILATDEWLQVKGAQNVYAIGDCATIDQRKIMEDIAAIFKAADRDNSGTLTVAEFQDVLDDILIRYPQVEIFLRSKHLRDVKDLLKDSQGHENEIDIEGFKSALSHADTQMKSLPATAQVAAQQGAYLSRCFNRREYCTENPEGPRRFKSSGRHQFLPFRYKHLGQFAPLGGEQAAAELPGDWVSMGHSTQWLWYSVYASKQVSWRTRYLVVSDWTRKFIFGRDSSRI